From the genome of Amia ocellicauda isolate fAmiCal2 chromosome 14, fAmiCal2.hap1, whole genome shotgun sequence, one region includes:
- the LOC136767723 gene encoding lactose-binding lectin l-2, whose protein sequence is MALLQMSALLCTVLALSVASASVIEVDKRDSCQGSCAHGWTSFKNRCYQYFSDQKDWADAEGFCLSGGGNLASVHSEEEHTFLKQLIKKSDNAENPTWIGGTDCQKEGVWHWSDGTKWDFTKWNGGEPNNLNIENCLHMDFPAGMTGNWNDIACGNRYAFICVLRA, encoded by the exons ATGGCCCTCCTCCAGATGTCTGCACTGCTCTGCACCGTCCTGGCGCTCAGTGTGGCTTCAG CTTCTGTGATTGAGGTGGACAAGAGAGACTCGTGCCAGGGCTCCTGTGCTCATGGCTGGACCAGCTTCAAGAACCGCTGCTACCAATACTTCAGTGACCAGAAGGATTGGGCTGATGCTGAG gGATTCTGTCTCAGTGGAGGAGGGAACCTGGCCTCAGTGCACAGTGAGGAGGAGCACACTTTCCTCAAGCAGCTGATCAAGAAGAGTGACAATGCAGAGAATCCCACCTGGATCGGGGGAACTGACTGCCAGAAG GAGGGTGTGTGGCACTGGAGTGATGGGACCAAATGGGACTTCACCAAGTGGAATGGTGGAGAGCCCAACAACCTTAATATTGAAAACTGCCTGCATATGGACTTTCCAG CTGGAATGACTGGAAACTGGAATGACATAGCATGTGGCAATCGATACGCATTCATCTGTGTCTTGAGAGCTTGA